The Mustela nigripes isolate SB6536 chromosome 4, MUSNIG.SB6536, whole genome shotgun sequence genome includes a window with the following:
- the PRR15 gene encoding proline-rich protein 15 isoform X1, translating to MRSLPGALLPGAHPRGGPSGPSGSPLGIPLQSDKVTGQGQLPSRAGFIQRPGNLPWGAPRAQTTAPAREARNEAGACQAVWRPDGGALEATRPPSPSRVPRDTGRVAQLRVLGFGISDPRRPLPRLPPGRPPAPPGERALPHPPHPGPLGRVAMADSGGTGSSGPWWKSLTNSRKKSKEAAIGAQPPTQSASGEPAQPAPPSPDWTSSSRENQHPNLLGGAGDPHKPDKLCGEKSGSSRRNLKISRSGRFKEKRKVRATLLPEGVRSPEEAGFRGDPQEDTQ from the exons ATGCGCTCGCTCCCGGGCGCCCTCCTCCCAGGTGCTCATCCAAGAGGAGGCCCCTCTGGGCCAAGTGGGTCACCTTTGGGCATCCCTCTACAGTCAGACAAGGTGACAGGGCAAGGCCAGCTTCCCTCTCGAGCCGGATTCATTCAGAGGCCCGGGAACCTCCCCTGGGGCGCCCCGAGAGCGCAGACCACCGCACCCGCCCGGGAGGCCAGGAATGAGGCGGGGGCGTGCCAAGCTGTCTGGAGACCAGACGGTGGCGCCCTGGAGGCCACCCGTCCGCCTTCACCCTCGAGAGTGCCGCGGGACACTGGGAGGGTGGCGCAGCTCCGGGTGCTCGGCTTCGGGATCTCGGACCCCCGCAG GCCGCTGCCTAGGCTCCCACCCGGGAGACCGCCAGCCCCACCCGGAGAGCgggcccttccccacccaccgCACCCCGGGCCCCTCGGCCGGGTGGCCATGGCCGACAGCGGCGGCACGGGCAGCTCGGGGCCCTGGTGGAAATCGCTGACCAACAGcaggaagaaaagcaaggaagccGCGATAGGGGCGCAGCCTCCCACGCAATCTGCCTCCGGAGAGCCCGCGCAGCCCGCACCGCCCAGCCCGGACTGGACTAGCAGCTCCCGGGAGAATCAGCACCCCAATCTCCTCGGGGGGGCCGGCGACCCCCACAAGCCAGACAAGCTGTGCGGGGAGAAATCGGGCAGCAGCCGCCGCAATTTGAAGATCTCGCGCTCGGGCCGCtttaaagagaagaggaaagtgcGCGCTACTCTGCTCCCCGAAGGAGTCAGGTCCCCGGAGGAGGCGGGCTTCCGGGGTGACCCGCAGGAGGACACGCAGTAG
- the PRR15 gene encoding proline-rich protein 15 isoform X2 translates to MADSGGTGSSGPWWKSLTNSRKKSKEAAIGAQPPTQSASGEPAQPAPPSPDWTSSSRENQHPNLLGGAGDPHKPDKLCGEKSGSSRRNLKISRSGRFKEKRKVRATLLPEGVRSPEEAGFRGDPQEDTQ, encoded by the coding sequence ATGGCCGACAGCGGCGGCACGGGCAGCTCGGGGCCCTGGTGGAAATCGCTGACCAACAGcaggaagaaaagcaaggaagccGCGATAGGGGCGCAGCCTCCCACGCAATCTGCCTCCGGAGAGCCCGCGCAGCCCGCACCGCCCAGCCCGGACTGGACTAGCAGCTCCCGGGAGAATCAGCACCCCAATCTCCTCGGGGGGGCCGGCGACCCCCACAAGCCAGACAAGCTGTGCGGGGAGAAATCGGGCAGCAGCCGCCGCAATTTGAAGATCTCGCGCTCGGGCCGCtttaaagagaagaggaaagtgcGCGCTACTCTGCTCCCCGAAGGAGTCAGGTCCCCGGAGGAGGCGGGCTTCCGGGGTGACCCGCAGGAGGACACGCAGTAG